The following proteins are encoded in a genomic region of Gimesia algae:
- a CDS encoding tetratricopeptide repeat protein, with protein MKRLHGRPARYLRMMFCAAGLVCCGCQTVPVTSLAFLPEVGSIQKTTEPHYEEPADSLPASPYNQQANKLVQQALEHYSNGELKRAKVLLASARDIDPGHSGTFEIEAQLSYDMGDRNQFLQSLRAIRAASPHDSDKQSAIGTLFFQAGQTQEGIACLKRAIELKPYDENYALKLAAFYEQAGRTDEAQQVLLKALHTTPGSRRLPIALGRICEASQQWSQASVYYAMVVNHFPENHVWRKQRARCLYYSGNFTAAFEEFSTCQKNDPESLSLAEMIAFGDAALQIGNLEQAQLLFDDISVKHQRELLHVEILRGLCAINRGQSTSAKNIIATARKKWPTDETLLEVAALIPPEQFTVR; from the coding sequence ATGAAGCGACTGCACGGCCGGCCTGCTCGATACCTCAGAATGATGTTCTGTGCAGCTGGTCTCGTCTGTTGTGGTTGTCAGACGGTGCCCGTAACCAGTCTGGCCTTTCTACCTGAGGTTGGTTCGATACAGAAAACCACAGAACCTCATTACGAGGAACCTGCGGATAGCCTGCCTGCTTCACCTTACAATCAGCAGGCAAACAAACTTGTTCAGCAGGCGCTCGAACATTATTCGAATGGAGAATTAAAGCGCGCCAAAGTGCTGCTGGCCTCCGCCCGGGATATTGATCCAGGTCATAGTGGCACTTTTGAAATCGAGGCACAGCTTTCGTATGACATGGGAGACCGCAATCAGTTTTTGCAGTCACTGCGAGCCATCCGGGCAGCCAGTCCTCATGATTCTGACAAGCAGAGTGCCATCGGAACGCTGTTCTTTCAGGCAGGCCAGACCCAGGAAGGAATCGCCTGCCTGAAGCGCGCCATCGAGTTAAAACCGTATGATGAAAACTATGCCCTCAAGCTGGCCGCCTTTTATGAACAGGCGGGCAGGACGGATGAAGCACAGCAGGTCCTGCTCAAAGCGCTGCACACGACTCCCGGGAGTCGACGATTACCGATTGCCCTGGGCCGGATCTGTGAAGCCAGCCAGCAGTGGAGTCAAGCCAGCGTCTATTACGCAATGGTCGTCAATCATTTTCCCGAAAACCATGTGTGGCGAAAACAACGGGCACGTTGCCTGTATTATTCAGGCAATTTCACTGCTGCATTCGAAGAGTTCTCCACCTGTCAGAAAAACGATCCAGAATCGTTGTCATTGGCGGAAATGATTGCCTTTGGAGACGCCGCATTACAGATTGGGAACCTTGAACAGGCACAATTGCTGTTTGACGATATTTCTGTGAAGCATCAGCGAGAGTTACTCCATGTAGAAATATTACGCGGATTGTGCGCAATAAACCGGGGCCAGAGTACCAGTGCAAAAAACATTATCGCTACAGCCCGCAAAAAATGGCCGACCGATGAGACCCTGCTGGAAGTGGCCGCCTTAATTCCACCAGAACAGTTCACTGTTCGGTAA
- a CDS encoding secretin and TonB N-terminal domain-containing protein encodes MNRQFFLPAFWATLTGLSLLLIAAMTDIKTPQSLFIPPQHSMNSSQNVPENRVAETLPRAVHVQTESTKTVSPQSPSAPVPDVTQASQTQLQVEPAVLPANTETRTVSVRKQPVRSRLLVEPGIEISTIQDSSPQTRSIKFNVASDDDLIAPQRESSKMELRLASLTQQVDRLTSLQLQAQQHSNLELAQNTNRLEEATKLLQQMQQMNQLRDLERKLDGMQAKDPAAPTQKNPEPPVTAAPVTEEPETTKKKPVLKISPNNDSSETFSLQIQDAEIMHVLDMLGELSGLNILTGQGVTGTISANLKNVTPEQALDAILRSRDLTSEKEGEFIYVMTQAQLEQKKKSSRKVITKLYSPFYISAKELQNLITPILTENIGIVSLTTPSEVGIAPDPTSAGGDSFAQTDSILVRDYPEILEEVDRLLEKMDIPPMQVVIEAMILSISLNDDMKFGVNFAMLSGNNKNLLVDGNGNTLNNSSGFPGSGSSSIVPPTGQFVADLAGLKYGFLHGDISGFIEALEDVAETNLIASPQLRALNKQKAELIIGDRTSYSTVTQNGNTSIQNVNFLDSGIVLNLRPFITPDGQIRMEVHPERSSASINPSTNLPDLKTTEVTTNVMVRDGHTVVIGGLIEERTSDTRNQVPFLGAIPVIGNAFRQQREITNRTELIVLITPRIVRPEAAQAEGEMLKYEGAERLANFKKSFLPINQVRIVQSHIERAKKHLRTGNLPKAKEQIKIAVRLDKNNIEAIQLKNYIEQALINRNREMIGLPPVPGPAVQVPTLEGAP; translated from the coding sequence ATGAACAGACAATTTTTTTTACCGGCTTTCTGGGCAACTCTCACGGGACTGTCACTGCTGCTGATTGCTGCCATGACAGACATCAAAACGCCACAGTCTCTGTTTATTCCCCCTCAACACTCGATGAACTCATCGCAGAATGTCCCTGAAAACCGAGTTGCAGAAACTTTACCGAGGGCTGTTCACGTCCAGACCGAATCAACCAAAACGGTGAGCCCGCAATCTCCGTCTGCACCAGTACCAGATGTCACTCAAGCCTCTCAAACACAACTACAGGTCGAACCTGCTGTCCTGCCGGCGAACACAGAAACCCGAACCGTTTCTGTCAGAAAACAACCCGTGCGGTCGCGACTGCTCGTGGAACCCGGTATCGAAATTTCTACAATTCAGGACAGCAGCCCCCAGACACGGTCTATCAAATTCAACGTCGCCAGTGACGACGACCTGATTGCTCCGCAACGGGAGTCGTCAAAAATGGAACTCCGTCTGGCCAGTCTGACACAGCAGGTCGATCGGTTAACCAGTCTGCAGTTGCAGGCACAACAGCACTCCAACCTGGAACTGGCTCAAAATACCAACCGCCTGGAAGAAGCTACGAAACTACTGCAACAGATGCAGCAGATGAATCAGCTTCGTGATCTGGAACGTAAACTGGACGGCATGCAGGCCAAAGACCCGGCTGCTCCCACACAAAAGAATCCGGAACCACCTGTCACAGCAGCACCCGTGACAGAGGAACCAGAAACCACAAAGAAAAAACCGGTATTGAAAATCAGCCCGAACAATGATTCCAGCGAAACATTTTCGCTCCAGATTCAGGATGCCGAAATCATGCATGTCCTGGACATGCTCGGCGAACTATCTGGTTTGAATATCCTGACAGGGCAGGGCGTTACAGGTACGATTTCGGCAAATTTGAAAAATGTCACACCCGAACAGGCACTGGATGCCATCCTGCGTTCTCGAGATCTGACCTCTGAAAAAGAAGGGGAGTTCATCTATGTGATGACACAGGCACAACTTGAACAGAAAAAGAAATCCAGCCGTAAAGTCATCACCAAGTTATATAGCCCGTTTTATATCAGTGCCAAAGAGTTACAGAACCTGATCACCCCCATTCTGACTGAGAACATCGGCATCGTTTCACTGACCACCCCCAGTGAGGTCGGCATCGCACCCGATCCCACCAGTGCAGGTGGCGACTCCTTTGCGCAGACAGATTCGATCCTCGTACGCGATTATCCCGAAATTCTGGAAGAAGTGGATCGTCTGCTGGAAAAGATGGATATCCCACCCATGCAGGTTGTGATCGAAGCGATGATTCTCAGCATCTCCCTGAACGACGATATGAAATTCGGCGTGAATTTTGCCATGTTGAGTGGGAATAACAAAAACCTGCTCGTTGATGGAAATGGAAATACTCTGAATAATTCCAGCGGGTTCCCGGGTTCGGGTTCGAGTTCCATTGTGCCGCCCACAGGACAGTTTGTAGCAGATCTGGCAGGACTGAAATATGGTTTCCTGCATGGAGATATCAGTGGTTTTATTGAAGCACTGGAAGATGTGGCAGAGACCAATCTGATCGCTTCACCGCAATTACGTGCGTTAAACAAACAGAAAGCTGAGTTGATCATTGGTGACCGTACCAGTTATTCCACAGTCACCCAAAATGGAAACACTTCGATTCAGAACGTAAACTTTCTGGACTCAGGGATTGTATTGAACCTGCGGCCATTTATTACACCCGATGGACAAATCCGCATGGAAGTGCACCCCGAACGCAGCTCTGCCTCCATCAACCCGAGTACCAATCTCCCCGACCTGAAAACTACCGAGGTGACCACTAACGTCATGGTCCGAGATGGTCATACCGTCGTCATCGGTGGTTTAATAGAAGAACGTACTTCTGATACCCGGAATCAGGTTCCCTTCCTGGGAGCGATTCCTGTGATTGGCAATGCGTTTCGTCAGCAGCGTGAAATCACGAACCGTACGGAATTAATCGTATTGATCACTCCACGAATCGTGCGTCCAGAAGCCGCACAGGCCGAAGGTGAGATGCTGAAATACGAAGGGGCTGAACGTCTCGCTAACTTCAAGAAGAGCTTTCTGCCCATTAACCAGGTGCGCATCGTGCAGTCACACATTGAAAGAGCAAAGAAACACCTGCGAACGGGGAATCTGCCTAAAGCGAAAGAACAGATCAAAATTGCAGTTCGTCTGGACAAAAACAATATCGAAGCGATTCAGCTGAAAAACTATATCGAACAGGCGTTGATCAACCGAAATCGGGAGATGATCGGGTTACCGCCTGTGCCTGGTCCGGCAGTTCAGGTTCCGACTCTGGAAGGAGCACCCTGA